The following coding sequences lie in one Sinorhizobium fredii USDA 257 genomic window:
- a CDS encoding TonB-dependent siderophore receptor gives MTSTSLSGVRRLAATTALAGASTLFGIAFAQAQTASPAAASDGATALQTLVVQGGEGTEGVEGVVETEGYVAKSGRTATKTDTPVAETPQSMSTVSRKQLDDRKPQNLSEAVSYTPGVRIGQYGAEPRFDAFKVRGIDLTYTGIFRDGLRQISSPNGLFRLEPYGVEAISILRGPATSIYGASSSAGIVDIISKRPTEEQFREVEMQYGSYGRVQGAFDFSGPVDAENTVLYRLTGLARDARSEISAIKDDRLFIAPAMTWQPDEGTKLTVLGEYMDSTTGGTWGYINRYGPAGTSIGATPVYGGDERFNDFDQEQARIGYELEHALSDNVTLYHKLRFSDLSTQQEWVYADFPGIVNEDNSGVASDTYLKTDFETGALDHQLITGVDHSYMKYKSLQGSGPDLFTDDFTYVPETTYKETQRQNSVGIYAQDQIEYGAWRLMAGLRHDWLNSEFTTDSFAGFAHYSRDDSETTGRIGLGYVTPWNVMPYVSYGTSFVANPGVILATGGASQQAKPTIGEQVEVGVKYALPDHNALITASLFNIDQENASVYETSSGVNLLRQLDLRSRGFELEATASLDNGLSLIAAYSYNDVKITKLTAETEGNQLNSTPYHTFSLWADYEFQSGALEGLGMGAGVRYLGSSFGDNQNTPVLDNEARTFVDASLRYDLGKLNPSMDGVRLQVNATNLLDEVKQICTTGFCYFDEGRKVVGSVRYRF, from the coding sequence ATGACATCGACATCACTCAGCGGCGTACGGAGGCTCGCCGCAACCACTGCGCTTGCAGGCGCATCAACGCTCTTCGGCATCGCTTTCGCGCAGGCGCAGACCGCCTCGCCTGCGGCCGCGAGCGATGGCGCGACGGCGCTGCAGACGCTGGTCGTCCAAGGTGGCGAAGGCACCGAGGGCGTGGAGGGTGTCGTCGAGACGGAGGGCTATGTCGCCAAGTCCGGCCGCACGGCCACCAAGACCGATACGCCGGTAGCCGAGACTCCCCAATCGATGTCCACAGTCAGCCGCAAGCAGCTCGACGACCGTAAGCCGCAGAACCTCAGCGAGGCGGTGAGCTACACGCCCGGCGTGCGAATCGGCCAGTACGGCGCCGAACCCCGCTTCGACGCCTTCAAGGTGCGCGGCATCGACCTCACCTATACCGGTATCTTCCGTGACGGTCTGCGGCAGATCAGCAGCCCGAACGGCCTCTTTCGCCTGGAACCCTATGGCGTCGAGGCGATCAGCATCCTGCGCGGCCCGGCAACATCGATCTATGGCGCGAGCAGCTCCGCCGGTATCGTCGACATCATCTCGAAGCGGCCGACGGAGGAACAGTTCCGCGAGGTCGAGATGCAGTATGGCTCCTACGGCCGCGTGCAGGGCGCGTTCGATTTCTCGGGTCCGGTCGATGCGGAGAACACGGTGCTCTACCGCCTGACCGGTCTTGCCCGCGATGCACGCAGCGAGATCAGCGCCATCAAGGACGACCGTCTCTTCATTGCCCCTGCCATGACCTGGCAGCCGGACGAGGGCACGAAGCTGACCGTGCTCGGCGAGTACATGGATTCGACGACGGGCGGCACCTGGGGCTACATCAACCGGTACGGCCCGGCCGGCACGTCGATCGGCGCCACACCCGTCTATGGCGGCGATGAGCGTTTCAACGATTTCGACCAGGAGCAAGCGCGCATCGGCTACGAGCTGGAGCATGCGCTTTCCGACAACGTGACGCTCTATCACAAACTGCGATTCTCGGATCTGTCGACGCAGCAGGAATGGGTCTACGCGGATTTTCCGGGCATCGTGAACGAAGACAACAGCGGCGTTGCGTCGGACACCTATCTCAAGACCGACTTCGAAACCGGCGCGCTCGACCACCAGCTCATTACCGGCGTCGACCACAGTTACATGAAGTACAAGTCGCTGCAGGGATCCGGACCGGATCTCTTCACGGACGATTTTACCTACGTGCCGGAGACCACCTACAAGGAGACCCAGCGGCAGAACTCGGTTGGCATCTACGCTCAAGACCAGATCGAATATGGCGCTTGGCGGCTGATGGCGGGCCTGCGCCACGACTGGCTAAACAGCGAGTTCACCACCGATAGTTTCGCCGGTTTCGCGCACTATTCGCGCGACGACAGCGAGACGACCGGGCGCATTGGGCTTGGCTACGTGACGCCGTGGAACGTCATGCCCTATGTCAGTTACGGCACGTCCTTCGTCGCCAATCCGGGCGTGATCCTGGCGACCGGCGGCGCTTCGCAGCAGGCCAAGCCAACGATCGGCGAGCAGGTCGAGGTCGGTGTCAAATACGCGCTGCCGGATCACAACGCACTGATCACCGCGTCGCTCTTCAACATCGACCAGGAGAACGCCTCTGTTTACGAGACCTCTTCCGGCGTGAACCTGCTGCGCCAGCTCGATTTGAGGTCCCGCGGGTTTGAACTGGAAGCGACCGCTTCGCTCGACAACGGCCTAAGCCTGATTGCCGCCTATTCCTACAACGACGTCAAAATCACCAAGCTCACTGCCGAGACAGAGGGCAACCAGCTGAACTCCACGCCCTACCACACATTCTCGCTCTGGGCGGATTACGAATTCCAGAGCGGCGCGCTGGAAGGTCTGGGGATGGGCGCCGGCGTCCGGTATCTCGGCTCCAGCTTCGGCGACAACCAGAACACGCCGGTGCTCGACAACGAGGCGCGCACCTTCGTCGATGCATCGCTGCGCTACGATCTCGGAAAGCTCAATCCGTCTATGGACGGCGTCCGCCTGCAGGTCAACGCCACCAACCTCCTGGACGAGGTGAAGCAGATATGCACCACCGGCTTCTGCTATTTCGACGAGGGCCGCAAGGTCGTCGGCAGCGTGCGCTACCGCTTCTGA
- the ggt gene encoding gamma-glutamyltransferase, whose translation MRSSALKSLSFALFLACGTVSPQMGRAASPEPVKAEHGMVVTAQHLASDIGVEVLKKGGNAVDAAVAVGYALAVVYPTAGNIGGGGFMTIRFKDGKTTFLDFRERAPLAATKTMYLDDKGSLVKGRSTDGYLAVGVPGPVAGFEFARSRYGTRPLKELIEPAITLAREGFELEQGDVDSFIGKTERLAKDPAAAAIFLKADGKSFAVGDRLVQADLAASLASIAEKGPDAFYKGAIADQIVKASAEKGGILAKKDFEQYQVRELEPVKCNYRGYDIVSSPPPSSGGVIICEILNILEGYPLSYLGYGSAETVHAMIEAMRHAYVDRNTALGDPDFVENPVAKLVDKAYAKEIRDKIDPFKAGVSEVLMPAGFGESKETTHYSIIDDEGNAVAVTYTLNGSFGAGVVAPGTGILLNNEMDDFTAKPGAPNLYGLVQGEANAIAPGKTPLSSMSPTIISKDGKPFMVIGSPGGARIITITLEAILNVIDHGMNIQEAVDAPRLHHQWLPDKVFMEPYALSPDTLKLLSAMGHDVKIDENWTIWGQATGILVGGESMGEIGAGGGARYNGAADSRIGAGAARGY comes from the coding sequence ATGCGCAGTTCCGCCTTGAAGAGCCTGTCCTTTGCCCTGTTTCTCGCATGCGGTACGGTCTCGCCGCAGATGGGCCGCGCCGCTTCCCCAGAGCCCGTCAAGGCCGAGCATGGCATGGTGGTCACCGCCCAGCATCTCGCCTCCGACATCGGTGTCGAAGTCCTCAAGAAGGGCGGCAATGCGGTCGATGCGGCAGTCGCCGTCGGCTATGCGCTGGCCGTCGTCTATCCGACCGCCGGCAATATCGGCGGCGGCGGCTTCATGACCATCCGTTTCAAGGACGGAAAGACGACCTTTCTCGATTTCCGCGAGCGCGCTCCGCTTGCCGCGACGAAGACGATGTACCTTGACGACAAGGGTAGCCTCGTCAAGGGCCGGAGCACCGACGGCTATCTCGCCGTCGGCGTGCCGGGTCCGGTGGCGGGCTTCGAGTTCGCCCGCAGCCGCTACGGCACGCGGCCGCTGAAGGAGCTCATCGAGCCGGCGATAACGCTGGCGCGCGAAGGTTTCGAGCTGGAGCAGGGCGATGTCGATTCCTTCATCGGCAAAACCGAGCGGCTGGCCAAGGACCCGGCCGCGGCGGCAATCTTCCTCAAGGCTGACGGCAAGTCCTTTGCGGTCGGCGACAGGCTGGTCCAAGCCGATCTCGCCGCCTCGCTTGCGAGCATCGCCGAGAAGGGGCCGGACGCCTTCTACAAGGGCGCGATCGCCGATCAGATCGTCAAGGCGAGCGCGGAGAAGGGCGGCATCCTCGCCAAGAAGGATTTCGAGCAATATCAAGTGCGCGAGTTGGAGCCGGTGAAGTGCAATTACCGCGGCTACGACATCGTCTCCTCGCCGCCGCCTTCCTCGGGCGGCGTGATCATCTGCGAGATCCTCAACATCCTCGAAGGCTATCCGCTCTCCTATCTCGGCTACGGCTCGGCCGAGACGGTGCATGCGATGATCGAGGCGATGCGGCATGCCTATGTCGATCGCAACACGGCGCTCGGCGACCCCGACTTCGTCGAGAACCCCGTCGCCAAGCTGGTCGACAAGGCCTATGCCAAGGAGATCCGCGACAAGATCGACCCGTTCAAGGCCGGCGTCTCTGAGGTGCTGATGCCGGCGGGTTTCGGCGAAAGCAAGGAAACGACGCACTATTCCATCATCGATGACGAGGGAAATGCGGTCGCCGTCACCTATACGCTGAACGGCTCGTTCGGCGCCGGCGTAGTGGCGCCTGGAACCGGAATCCTTCTCAACAACGAGATGGACGACTTCACCGCCAAGCCCGGCGCGCCCAATCTCTACGGCCTCGTGCAGGGCGAGGCGAATGCGATCGCGCCCGGCAAGACGCCGCTTTCCTCGATGAGCCCGACGATCATTTCCAAGGACGGCAAGCCCTTCATGGTGATCGGCAGTCCCGGCGGCGCACGCATCATCACCATCACGCTGGAGGCGATCCTCAACGTCATCGATCACGGCATGAATATCCAGGAAGCGGTCGACGCGCCGCGCCTCCACCACCAATGGCTGCCGGACAAGGTATTCATGGAGCCCTATGCGCTTTCGCCCGACACACTGAAGCTGCTCTCGGCTATGGGCCACGACGTCAAGATCGACGAGAACTGGACGATCTGGGGACAGGCGACCGGTATCCTCGTCGGCGGCGAGAGTATGGGCGAGATCGGGGCCGGCGGTGGCGCCCGCTACAACGGCGCCGCCGACAGCCGCATCGGCGCTGGCGCGGCGAGGGGGTATTAG
- a CDS encoding sulfite oxidase-like oxidoreductase, producing the protein MDNDEPVPETKLTSTKRRWAADGKFLTGRVARPQTERLPPGQHLVKDWPVLDLGQQPHIAIERWRLDVTGAVEHPLSLDWAAFQSLPQSETLSDIHCVTTWSRYDNRWQGVSTRDLLDRVMPKTEAEYVMLTSFDGYSTNLPLADFAAEDAILATTWEGAPITRSHGGPMRLVVPHLYLWKSAKWLTRIDFRSRDTAGFWERNGYHMRGDPWLEERYSGD; encoded by the coding sequence ATGGACAATGACGAACCGGTACCGGAGACGAAACTCACCTCTACAAAACGACGCTGGGCGGCGGACGGCAAGTTCCTGACCGGACGGGTGGCGCGCCCCCAAACCGAGCGCCTGCCGCCCGGCCAGCACCTCGTCAAGGACTGGCCGGTTCTCGATCTCGGGCAGCAGCCGCATATCGCGATCGAGAGGTGGCGGCTCGACGTGACCGGGGCGGTCGAACACCCGCTTTCGCTCGACTGGGCGGCCTTCCAATCGCTGCCGCAGAGCGAAACCCTCTCCGACATTCATTGCGTGACGACCTGGTCGCGCTACGACAATCGCTGGCAGGGGGTCTCGACGCGCGACCTTCTCGACCGGGTAATGCCGAAGACGGAGGCGGAATACGTCATGCTGACGAGCTTCGACGGCTATTCGACCAACCTGCCGCTTGCCGATTTCGCCGCCGAAGACGCAATCCTTGCGACGACCTGGGAAGGCGCGCCGATCACCCGGTCGCATGGCGGGCCGATGCGCCTCGTCGTGCCGCATCTTTATCTCTGGAAAAGCGCCAAATGGCTGACCCGTATCGATTTTCGCAGCCGCGACACGGCCGGATTCTGGGAGCGGAACGGCTATCACATGCGCGGCGATCCCTGGCTCGAGGAACGGTATTCCGGCGATTGA
- a CDS encoding glycosyltransferase, with amino-acid sequence MKVLFAGGNGYYPEFSGGVQSSTHHLVQQLRERGHEAGVLAALFGDGVFGFKQRVKLKLSGERGVMDSFPGYPVVRAWHPWEAAAFAVKKLQPDIAVVQCHKSVPIGKALQVHNVPLVIYLRNVEFHELAGDLRELTSASYIANSEFTARAYKEKFGIDSVVIPPTINPETYTTRTTRDYVTFINPYKEKGFELAVRIAGQCPDIPFLFVESWKLSDDHRAEIEKIIAPLKNVRLESRTSDMKTVYGRTKILLAPSKWEEAWGRVASEAHCSGIPVVGSRRGGLPEAIGEGGIVLDYDAPLEDWTGAIGRLWSDDGEYQRLSQAASVFATRPLMQPTRQFAAFLEVLERAAASRPAQLKAS; translated from the coding sequence ATGAAGGTTCTGTTTGCCGGCGGAAACGGATATTATCCCGAATTCAGCGGCGGCGTTCAGTCGAGCACGCACCACCTCGTCCAGCAATTGCGCGAGCGTGGCCACGAGGCGGGGGTCCTGGCGGCTCTGTTCGGCGACGGCGTGTTCGGCTTCAAGCAGCGCGTCAAGCTTAAGTTGTCCGGAGAGCGCGGCGTGATGGACAGCTTTCCCGGCTATCCCGTCGTTCGCGCCTGGCACCCGTGGGAAGCGGCGGCCTTCGCCGTGAAGAAGCTGCAGCCCGATATCGCCGTTGTGCAGTGCCACAAATCCGTGCCGATCGGCAAGGCATTGCAGGTCCACAATGTGCCGCTGGTGATCTACCTGCGAAACGTCGAGTTTCACGAGCTCGCCGGCGATTTGCGCGAACTGACCTCTGCCTCCTACATCGCCAATTCGGAATTCACCGCCCGGGCCTACAAGGAGAAATTCGGCATTGATTCGGTCGTGATCCCGCCGACGATCAACCCCGAAACCTACACGACCCGGACGACACGCGACTATGTGACCTTCATCAACCCATACAAGGAGAAGGGATTCGAGCTGGCGGTGCGGATCGCCGGACAATGCCCGGACATTCCCTTCCTCTTCGTCGAAAGCTGGAAGCTTTCCGACGACCACCGGGCGGAAATCGAGAAGATCATTGCGCCCTTGAAGAATGTGCGGCTGGAAAGCCGCACCAGCGACATGAAGACCGTCTACGGCCGAACGAAGATCCTGCTTGCGCCGAGCAAATGGGAAGAGGCCTGGGGACGGGTGGCGTCCGAGGCCCATTGCAGCGGCATTCCGGTCGTCGGCTCGCGACGCGGAGGATTGCCGGAGGCAATCGGCGAAGGCGGTATCGTTCTCGACTATGATGCGCCGCTCGAAGATTGGACTGGCGCCATCGGGCGCCTGTGGAGCGACGATGGCGAATATCAGCGGCTGTCGCAGGCCGCCTCGGTTTTCGCCACGCGGCCGCTCATGCAGCCCACCCGGCAATTTGCGGCCTTCCTCGAGGTGCTCGAACGCGCCGCCGCGAGCCGCCCCGCTCAACTCAAGGCCTCTTGA
- a CDS encoding glycosyltransferase, giving the protein MRVGFVVGQFPMLSETFVIGQMAGLLRRGFEVDVVCNGISDYNFADRQEEPLATLLARTRDWWGPAARLRPAIGRLPPKLYDKASTALDISSVARLNQCDVIVAHFGHNGARAARLKKWKRLAPPIVTIFHGYDVGVPLKERDLDRYNDLFEQGALNLTVNDYFRRVLIQAGAPEAKVAVHHMGIDLKKIPYEWKSWRGATLQLVSVCRLAEKKGVEYALRALARLHADAPALDWHYRIIGDGPLRPQLEALASELGIAGQVSFLGSLPHQEVKEWLRRSHAFVLPSVTAPNGDVEGIPVALMEAMAAGLTVVSSTHSGIPELIEDRKTGFLAAERDVETLANRLRFIAEHPDDCERIAAEARRKVGAEFDMEALDDDFAAILSRFSRSRLAA; this is encoded by the coding sequence ATGCGGGTCGGATTCGTCGTCGGTCAGTTTCCGATGCTTTCGGAAACCTTCGTCATCGGCCAGATGGCCGGCCTGTTGCGGCGCGGCTTCGAGGTCGACGTCGTCTGCAACGGCATCTCGGATTACAATTTTGCGGATCGCCAGGAGGAACCGCTTGCGACGCTTCTGGCACGAACGCGTGACTGGTGGGGCCCGGCCGCGCGCCTTCGTCCGGCCATAGGCCGGCTGCCGCCGAAGCTCTACGACAAGGCCTCCACCGCGCTCGACATCTCATCGGTCGCCAGACTGAATCAATGCGACGTCATCGTCGCCCATTTCGGCCACAATGGAGCCCGCGCCGCGCGCCTCAAGAAATGGAAACGGCTCGCCCCGCCGATCGTGACGATCTTCCACGGCTATGACGTCGGCGTGCCGCTCAAGGAGCGAGATCTCGACCGCTATAACGACCTGTTCGAGCAGGGCGCACTCAACCTGACGGTAAACGACTATTTTCGCCGCGTGCTCATCCAGGCGGGGGCGCCGGAGGCGAAGGTCGCCGTCCACCATATGGGGATCGACCTCAAGAAGATCCCCTATGAATGGAAATCCTGGCGCGGCGCGACACTGCAATTGGTTTCCGTTTGCCGGCTGGCGGAGAAGAAGGGCGTGGAATACGCGCTTCGGGCGCTGGCCCGGCTACACGCGGACGCGCCGGCACTCGACTGGCACTACAGGATCATCGGCGACGGCCCGCTCCGGCCGCAGCTCGAAGCGCTTGCCTCCGAACTCGGTATCGCCGGGCAGGTCTCCTTCCTCGGCAGCCTCCCTCACCAGGAGGTCAAGGAATGGCTGCGGCGCTCGCACGCCTTCGTCCTGCCGAGCGTCACCGCCCCGAACGGCGACGTCGAGGGCATACCGGTGGCGCTGATGGAGGCGATGGCCGCCGGGCTGACGGTGGTGAGTTCCACCCATTCGGGAATTCCCGAACTGATCGAGGACCGGAAGACGGGCTTTCTCGCCGCCGAAAGGGACGTCGAGACGCTGGCGAACCGGCTGCGCTTCATCGCCGAGCACCCGGACGACTGCGAGCGCATCGCTGCGGAGGCCAGACGAAAAGTCGGGGCCGAGTTCGACATGGAGGCCCTCGACGATGATTTCGCCGCAATCCTTAGTCGATTCTCCAGATCGAGGCTTGCTGCTTGA
- a CDS encoding lipopolysaccharide biosynthesis protein, translating to MNKENIQFGRVALRGGLVTGGAQVVRMVIQFVSVVVLARLLAPEDFGLVASVSPIVAFVGLFQNLGLQQAVIQRKEIGERELNQVFWISTLVGLVCTLVVVALSPAVAAFYSDQRMTAIAIAAALPLLLGSLAALPLALMNRHLKFGQLALNDVYAAVVGLLVTATAAYFGMGYWSLVIGPAASAAVALLAAWWATRWMPGRPAFRIDRDIISFGANLTGFNLVNFFSRNLDNILIGKFSGPVELGYYDRAYKLLLFPLQNITQPLSRVMIPLMSHIQEDKARFRDIYLRTNWLLAAVTMPGIAALTLAAKPTVSILFGEQWLPVAPIFAWLGVASLMQPVSSTTGWIFICQGETKTMFRWGIYSSLTTVLSFVVGLQWGAIGVAAAYAISGYVLRVPVLAWLLQRVGPVSAKDFLLVQGLFLISALAAWICYRLLPDVLTGSSDFLALASAVCLNYGLALLFALALRPPRQVLFDILSKGLGALRR from the coding sequence TTGAATAAAGAAAACATTCAGTTCGGCCGCGTCGCCCTTCGCGGCGGGCTGGTGACCGGCGGCGCACAGGTCGTGCGCATGGTCATCCAGTTCGTCTCGGTCGTCGTGCTCGCCCGCTTGCTGGCGCCGGAGGATTTCGGCCTCGTCGCCTCGGTGAGCCCCATCGTCGCCTTCGTCGGGCTCTTCCAGAATCTCGGCCTGCAGCAGGCGGTCATCCAGCGCAAGGAGATCGGCGAAAGAGAGCTCAACCAGGTCTTCTGGATCAGCACCCTCGTCGGCCTCGTCTGCACCCTCGTGGTCGTCGCCCTTTCGCCCGCCGTGGCCGCCTTCTACAGCGACCAGCGGATGACGGCGATCGCCATTGCCGCGGCGCTGCCGCTGCTGCTCGGCAGCCTCGCAGCCCTGCCGCTCGCGCTCATGAACCGGCATCTCAAGTTCGGGCAATTGGCGCTCAACGACGTCTATGCGGCGGTCGTGGGGCTGCTGGTCACCGCCACGGCCGCCTATTTCGGCATGGGCTACTGGTCGCTGGTGATCGGCCCGGCGGCGTCGGCCGCCGTAGCGCTTCTTGCGGCCTGGTGGGCGACGCGATGGATGCCCGGCCGGCCGGCGTTCAGGATCGACCGCGACATCATCTCCTTCGGCGCCAATCTCACTGGCTTCAATCTTGTCAATTTCTTCTCGCGCAATCTCGACAACATCCTGATCGGCAAGTTCTCCGGACCGGTCGAGCTCGGTTACTACGACCGCGCCTACAAGCTCCTGCTCTTCCCGCTGCAGAACATCACCCAGCCTTTGTCGCGCGTGATGATCCCGCTGATGAGCCACATCCAGGAGGACAAGGCGCGCTTTCGCGATATCTATCTGCGCACCAACTGGCTGCTGGCCGCGGTCACCATGCCCGGTATTGCGGCACTGACCTTGGCCGCAAAGCCGACCGTCAGCATCCTTTTCGGTGAGCAATGGCTACCGGTCGCGCCGATCTTCGCTTGGCTGGGGGTCGCCAGCCTCATGCAGCCGGTTTCGAGCACCACCGGCTGGATCTTCATCTGCCAGGGCGAGACGAAGACGATGTTCCGCTGGGGGATCTATTCGTCGCTGACGACGGTGCTTTCCTTCGTCGTCGGCCTGCAATGGGGCGCGATCGGTGTCGCAGCCGCCTATGCGATCAGCGGCTACGTCCTGCGCGTCCCGGTGCTTGCCTGGCTCCTGCAGCGGGTCGGGCCGGTCTCGGCCAAGGACTTCCTTCTCGTCCAGGGTCTCTTTCTCATCTCGGCGCTCGCCGCCTGGATCTGCTACCGGCTGCTGCCGGACGTCCTGACCGGCAGCTCCGACTTCCTCGCCCTCGCCTCGGCGGTCTGCCTCAACTACGGGCTGGCGCTCCTGTTCGCGCTGGCCTTACGCCCGCCGCGCCAGGTCCTGTTCGACATCCTCTCGAAGGGGCTTGGCGCCCTTCGCCGATGA
- a CDS encoding polysaccharide pyruvyl transferase family protein, which translates to MKVVVENTVCLNTGDAAILLAIRHILKSIANEELEFLVFDSQPEVAARLYPKEQYPDIELRKLPSESIFKYKYDDNTVKNALKQVYNQAVFQALRHLGSGNYLDRRFFSDTDRESLALYRDADMVITTGGTYLVENYSLERRINQFKLAEMLGKRTIFFTQSLGPFAKPYNRRNLPPIFARSPLILLRDVRSRDHILDLVDDPSKCHVVADSVFALADVERIKALLTIGRPAPTGRVGISVRHWHYVQGGDGGMGRYIESVRDIATKLVRDHGKQVTFISTCQGVAEYAHDDSKTANLIVSGLAPEIAKHVTVDASFHTPEQLMAIAKELDFVVATRMHMMIMSLCVGTPVLPIAYEFKTKEVAKRIGVEDVLLDIDTVTPEEALGKLDRFAGNLDRYREVSLKAVLEEHASAMSAADLIRPLIANSSAKGAKPLREDVEQDLARRA; encoded by the coding sequence ATGAAAGTTGTAGTCGAAAATACCGTCTGCTTGAACACCGGCGACGCGGCCATTTTATTGGCAATCAGGCACATCCTGAAATCGATAGCGAACGAGGAGCTAGAGTTCCTGGTGTTCGACAGCCAGCCGGAAGTCGCCGCGCGACTGTATCCGAAGGAACAGTATCCGGACATCGAGCTTCGGAAACTGCCGTCCGAATCGATCTTCAAGTACAAATATGACGACAATACTGTCAAGAATGCCTTGAAGCAGGTCTATAACCAGGCCGTCTTCCAGGCGTTGCGTCATCTCGGCAGCGGCAACTATCTCGACAGGCGTTTCTTCAGCGACACCGATCGAGAGAGCCTGGCGCTGTACAGGGACGCCGATATGGTGATCACCACCGGCGGCACCTATCTCGTCGAAAACTATTCGCTCGAGCGGCGCATCAACCAGTTCAAGCTTGCGGAGATGCTCGGCAAGAGGACGATCTTCTTCACGCAGTCGCTCGGACCTTTCGCCAAGCCCTACAACCGCCGGAACCTGCCGCCGATTTTCGCCCGCAGCCCGCTGATCCTGTTGCGCGACGTCCGTTCGCGCGACCACATCCTCGATCTCGTCGACGATCCCTCGAAGTGCCATGTGGTGGCCGATTCCGTCTTTGCGCTCGCCGATGTGGAGCGGATCAAGGCGTTGTTGACGATCGGCCGGCCGGCGCCCACGGGCCGCGTCGGCATTTCCGTGCGGCATTGGCACTACGTCCAGGGTGGCGACGGCGGCATGGGCCGCTACATCGAATCGGTGCGCGACATCGCCACGAAGCTGGTGCGCGACCATGGCAAGCAGGTCACCTTCATTTCGACCTGCCAGGGCGTGGCGGAATATGCGCATGACGATTCGAAGACGGCCAACCTGATCGTCTCGGGCCTGGCACCCGAAATCGCCAAGCATGTCACTGTCGACGCGTCGTTCCACACGCCGGAACAGCTGATGGCGATCGCCAAGGAGCTCGATTTCGTGGTGGCGACCCGCATGCACATGATGATCATGTCGCTTTGCGTCGGCACGCCGGTGCTGCCGATCGCCTACGAGTTCAAGACGAAGGAAGTTGCCAAGCGCATCGGCGTCGAGGACGTGCTGCTCGATATCGATACGGTGACGCCGGAGGAGGCGCTCGGCAAGCTCGATCGCTTCGCTGGCAATCTCGACCGCTATCGTGAGGTCAGCCTCAAGGCCGTGCTCGAGGAACATGCCTCGGCGATGTCGGCGGCGGATCTTATCCGCCCGCTGATCGCCAACTCATCGGCGAAGGGCGCCAAGCCCCTTCGAGAGGATGTCGAACAGGACCTGGCGCGGCGGGCGTAA